taAAGTTAAAACAAGTTATGTTTCTATATACCCTTgttcttttcaaatttatagACGTATTTTGCGTGTTTTAATAGcaattttgtttcatttctatTGTACTTTTAATCTTCAACATATACTAAGTTGTACTTTTGCTCTCTGGGTGTCTATGAATATCTCACAATGTGAATGAAAATAAGGCGCAAATGGAGTCagtcaaatacaaatatatatgttgtcTCTGTTGGGATTTGAATGTGAGATTTCATGGTGCTCAGTTCACTTTATCGATCACTAAGCCACACCCTTGGTTGCTACTCGTCTTTCACCTCTTTTTTGCTGTCATTTTCATGTAGATGGACAATTTATGATTTGCTTCCTACATCTGTTGCTCCCTTTCTTTTTGCATCGCATGACTAGCAAAATGCTGCACGCTCTTTGATGAACTATTCAAATCTGCTCAAGTAAGCCTTTCATTCTCAATAATTGATATCACCGATATGACAAACTAGGCGATGAAGTAAAAATCAGACTTTAATTGTGAACTTACTAATTTACAACCTATTATATGACACTAGCTAAAGGAACTGGACAAAATATCGACCAGGTATAACAAGTCACGCCCATATATCGCCCACTTATTGAATCAGTTGATGTCTGAAATTATGTAGCCTATAAGTTTTCGAGGGAACTACTGCATCACCAGTCTAGCTAGAGGATCATCTTCAATAAAGCATTGAGATTTGGATGACTTGTTGCATATCAATAATGAGAAACTGATTCCAGGGTATTTTACTGAGGCCTTGGAATGNAgcaaagatgaaaagaaaagacTTGCAAGTGTGGAAATTTTCTCTATATCGATTTACTTCAATACTCAGTTACTAGAGTCCTTAAATAGAAaacattataaataaaaaagaacacaTTTACTCTCCTAATAATTCTGAATATAAAAACTGACTCCACTACTCCTATAGCCTAAAGACTAGGAAACAACTTAATGACTCCTAAACAAATGCAACAACCTAACTACTAAACCACGTCTGATCATGTTGCCAACAATTTCTCCTTCCTTCAATGCCATTTGCCTCCAATAATATATAAAGATTAATATATGCGAGTTCTgtcaaattcaataatattgaatgttactaaaaatttcactaaatttaGATACTAAAGCATTTCAAAGATCATTCATTTATTAAGAACTAGTTTGATCAAACAACAGAGATTTCAAACAGGGTTGAAAGAATTATTGAAAGAGCATTTGAAAAGGCATAGAAAATTCTATCTAGTGATATGCGCGATAAAATAATCTAACTCCATTTGAGAAGCACCCCCTTTCTCTGTGGACTGCCTCACGGCTTCCCCCAATTCTTTTGCTCTTTTCCTAACCTCGTCTCCTTCTTCTGATGCCATTAACTTCCTCACGACATTATCAATGGTGGATGCAGTGACCACCTCTTCGCGTTTCTGGTCCCATTCCCTAATGATCAAGcctattttcaatatttctgtTAACAAAAAACCATTTTTTGGGTGGTCAGAGTGTGTAGCCCAAGCAATTATTGGGACTCCCATAGTAATGGTCTCTACACAAGAAGTCCAATCACACGCACTCAAGAACCCGCCAATTGATGAATGAGCCAAGATTTCTGTTTGTGGTGCCCAATCTCTAACTAGTAATCCAACCCCGTCTAGTCTTTCCTCAAACCCTGCATGAAACTCGAATTTTCTTTTGAGGTCTGCCCCGAGATAGATATCTGTATTATCAGGATCGTATAACAACCATATAAACTTTTGTTTGCTAAGCTCTAAACCCATCGCGAGCTCCTTAATTTGTTCATCAGAAAATGAAGTCAACATATCATAAGATACGTAAAGAACTGATTTTGGAGGTTGTTTGTCCAACCAATCCAAACAAGGGAATccgtttttttctttcatagtAGGCCGGAGAACCGGTCCTATTGCCCATTGCTTCTTGTCTTGTCCAATTCCAAGCAAGTCAATAAAAGCATTAGTACCTTCCATTACTTCGCTTGTATTATGAATATCACCCGCGGAACTATTCCCTATATATTGAACTTGAAAAGATGATATCCGCATGATTTCATCGCAGTACCATCCTTGAGAGGATGGTAACTTTTGAAGTAGTTGTTGTTCAAGAGGGATAGGCAATCCCACATGAGGAAATATGTGATCACAATACATACCAAAGGCTGAAATCACAGGGTTAAAGATGTAGGACTCTGCATTATCGAAAGATGAAATATCCTGAACATTATAAGACATTAAACAATCATAAATCATGACAATTCGTCTTGATTTAGACGAAATATCACGTAAGAAGGAAGTAATGGACTCACGGAGATGCATGGTAACATTCCAGAATAAATGGAAATGTTTAGGTACTTCACTCGGGATATCAGGGTCGAGTGGAGTAGGAGTCATTTGGAGGTCATGAAAATGAATACTGGCTAAATCGGAAGgatttaacatcgtggcacgagTCTTAGTGTCGTGATTGTAAGTAGGAAGGCTAAGATAGTGAACAGAGACACCATAAGAAGAGATTAGGCAAGCAAATTGGAGAAAAGGGTCAAGATGACTTTGAGTTTGGAATGGAACCACAACTACAACAACTTCATCACCTAATTGTTTCTTCAAGTTTGGAATATTCTCAGTGTTATCCATTGGATTTTCAGTATAGCTAACAAAGGAAGTGAGAGTGAACAAAGATATAGGAGCGCTGGATAGCGTTTATAAAGATGAGATACAAGTGTGCTGCATTCAATAGGTGTGTGAGCGTAGTAAAACGTGTTTAATCGAACATCCTTCGTCaaaaaatttctattttattctgTTGTAGTAGCatttttcgtttttcgaaattcaaacaatttaaattttgattggaTTCCAATAATTTTGTTTTCCCGAACTTTTTTTTACCTACTATGCGTCTACTCATTATTGCACATGGATCTTTTTCCTCAACTTTTTcaattggtatttttttttcccACACTTCCCAAAGCAATTAAATAAATGTTGTACAATTAGTTTCACTATCATGTTgttggtatttttttttgtcttagtTTGGTTATGTGTGATGAAATTGTAattaaatatgaagaaaagtaaaattttattcaAGTGAAGTGTTAAATgatcagaaaattaaaaaaattataatattttttatgttttttagttaaaaggtattaaagttaaaatggtaaaaatgtttaaaaaggtaaaataacatagataaaatatcgttctggccaaattttctggtcttttatttaaattatattttttatttataaatataaaaaatccataaattatttcaattttttaatataattttatactccctccattccatattaattgaatttttgaggcattttccattttttcaaattaacttaattattcaGTTTTCAAGACTATTTTTAGAGTGTTCTGCCAATTTTATCCttcatttggattttcaatgtgataactttaataaatttgacaataattaataagggtaaaaatggaaaactatgttcaatttatgtcttaatctatttttcttaaagggtgtgaaacacttcaaaaattcaattaatatgtaatggagggagtatatattagacattgaaaatatataatgtGATGAAAAATTGGACTATTCTCATAATTGGCCAACAATATTCTTACACCATATTGACATAGGGAAATGCATTCAAACCCCTAGGCGGCATCTTAGATGGGTGAGGCCCAACCAACAAAATCATAACTATTATTACTAtagattgaaaaaataaatattatggaggtaaaattaagaaaatggttctaaaggaaaaaaaaaatctctattattttgatatttctttcgtatacaaacttttaaaataacatgtttAACTTAATtactaatttcataatttctGCTTTATCATCTTTTAtaacattaaatatttttgtgatgtTTAAGTTATCATAAGAAATAAAAGTCAATGTAAgcttaatattttaaaaaattatcttaatagTACGTTGATTCCAAGAGAGGAGCTTAGCAtcttttgtaatatttttttacaaaataaatatgaaagatAAATGTGGAAGAGAGcaataactaattaataaaatagaaatggTTAAAGAGGGAAAAGATATGGaaagacttttttttattgctatgaaaatgatttttttttaaaaagggaatcTTTTCAtttccataaaaaaattatccccgttaaataagtaataaatatttttaaaggtAACTTTACGGAGTGGTGGTTAGATTGTTCTCGTTGCATAGGGTGAAATGTTGGCAGTCAAGATCTCACAGGTTCAAAAGATGTATGTTGTGGAGATGAGGATGTTCAGATGGATGTGTGGCATACTAGGAGCGACAaaattaggaatgaggttatccgaCAGAAGGTGGGAGTGGACTTTGTGGTGGACAAGATGCGGGAGGAGGGGCTGAGATGGTTTGGAAATGCGTAGAAGAGATGCAGTGACGCCCCAGTAAACAGGTGTGAGAGTCTAGTTGTAGGGGTACGCATAagggtagaggtaggccgaaaaagtattggggagattgttgggatatatactattaactaTGTgtttagatataatatttattatagaataattatttattcatttttaatagatcatatattcgttcaTGGTGTCTGTTTACTTATATTTAGTATATAGAGTTTTAGGTTATACACAGAGGAtaaaatcatcggttcttataagtataaagttttttgttcacaatctatgatggaaattggacatatcatcggtacgattgtagcacaagattatatgtagtttatcttgattatcggaatggtatagttccaacttcttgtgctagtgcattttgtatgtattgaatgggaccgagtagagatagttgttttagactgacttAAACAGAAGGGGTAATAAAGTAATTTTGACGATAAATAAGAAGAGACAGAAACTTATACATAAATCGCATTCGCTAAATGTTTTTATGTGTAAACTCTCTCAGCATTTTCTTgatatgataaaattaataaataaaagaaataaatatattttaaaaatagtcaacaaataaaattaaacataaggggtaataaaataatttcaacaataaataagaaaacacAGAAACTTATACATAAATCGCATTCGTGGAATGTGTTTTATGTGTAAATATTCTCAACTCTTTCTATTTAAATATCTTTGAAtggtttttaaagttttcaacgCCATGACATTTTCTTAAatggcaaaaaataaaattgtgggtCAAGTAAAGAAAAATAGGTGTGGGGATTCTCAATCTGAAAAATCGAACATTCATCGATTAAGTCAAATCTTAAGTAGCTAATCAGTTGAGATTCTaagattctcaaaaaaaaaaagcaattaatgttgagtataaaagaaataaatatattttaaaaataatagacaaataaaataaaacataaggggtaataaattaatttcaactataataaaaagagatagaaaattatacataaatcgCATTCGACGAATGTGTTTTATGTGTAAACTTTCTGAGCATTTTCTATTTAGGTATCTAAGAATGGGTATTCAAGTTTTCAACgttgtgaatttttttaaatggctaaaaataaatttgtgggTAGAGTAAAGAAAAGTGTGTAAGGGATTATCAATCTCGAAAATCGAACATTCACCGATAAAGTGAAATTTTAGGTAGCTAATCAGTTGGGATtcaaagattctcaaaaaaaataagcaattcatgttgagtataaaatagaaaaaataattattttttcttgatataataaaagtaataaataaaagaaataaatatattctaaaaatagtcgacaaataaaattaaaaagaaggggtaataaagtaatttcaacaataaataagaaaagacaGAAACTTATACATAAATcgctgtcacgacccgatttctcgagtcatgatggcacctactataccctaccagtaggtaagccaacccgtaacccaaaACATCAAGCATCGAGCAAAAGGGCAGAAACTAgcgaaaacaataatctaaacaaggataacaaggcggaagcaacccaaaataaatatatacagaaatccctcccagaacctggaagtcactagtacagagctatctaataaagagtacaagttccaaaagtggaccacaacagagcgtgtctcaaaggcaacaagactagctaaaacaaaagaaggagacagaacaaaccccaaaacgccaagtgctcGCCCTCGTCTTCGAATCACAACTGCAAAATAAGGCTGGAACTAATCACCGCTAGTAACTGGTactgggacctgcatcacgaaataagcatgagtaccaacacaacaggtacccagtaggcatcataggccgactgagcaaaaaggggtaaaaataataagaaaggaaagaatctagacacagagaggtcaaaacggataagaaaagaaagcacacgagcataccagaaacaaactaagtacaactagactaaacctaactggacccccataagcccagaaggtacactcgtgcacaAGCTCAAATAAAACCTGAACGAACCCCCATAAGCTCGACAGGTACACGGAAAAGCTAAGTCTACCGAGAAAGAAGAAATCGGGCTCTCAGcccaaagtaactaagataatccatcagactccacccagccagcagtgcactcccagcccagctagaaagagtgaccctgggggcacccaaccaaacagtccactcccagcccagctaaaaagagggacccgtgagtgaggtagatatcgcgaGTCGTCCTACCATACAGTcagctcccagcccagctagaaagagcaACCCAGGGACACCCAGCCAGCagcacactcccagcccagctagaaagagaggcccggGGGCGATCGCCGATATCACCGAATCTACCCAGCCAGCGATAcgttcccagcccagctagaaaNNNNNNNNNNNNNNNNNNNNNNNNNNNNNNNNNNNNNNNNNNNNNNNNNNNNNNNNNNNNNNNNNNNNNNNNNNNNNNNNNNNNNNNNNNNNNNNNNNNNNNNNNNNNNNNNNNNNNNNNNNNNNNNNNCACCAAACCTTCGAGAATGCGCCGGAACCGCAGAATGCGAGGGAGAAGATACAGAAGTGCAGCAAGCAGCGATAACGCCTGatctaaggctcaaactatcagacttAAGTCTGCtactccagtctacaaggagctaagtcatccgaacgacgttggcagaaagtcaaggctatccagcccacacgggtcataagtctaaggcaatgctagcctaacctagactaaggcATACAATACAAAGcatacaagcatacaatagcatttagcacatagacatgcaactctactaaaccgGATAACATGATACTACACCCGAAATATGGCCAATCGATCCTAACAtgaggtatctaatcaaagtaaggtagtaaactggtacccacccccaattcactccaatcaacatgtttttacacaattaagctcaatctaaaagaaggaaagccgtagcctaccttaaggccaaCCGTGTGCTCTCCAATCACTTtaccggagctttccctttccgaacagTCTCGAAAtgctgccccgctatcaaaaatagagtcacaacgttactacggtcatttagacaccaaaatcacaacaaacgaagacgggtcaattttggagtcaaaacgggaatcgtgggacccgcaccgaactgtccgaatttgactccgtcaagagaccctaaacagcacttcaaacttgtgttccaaaatggaacacaatccGAGGCTCAAAACATAGCAAgaaccaacaagcaagaaaccACACTTTAATCAACTAAAAGAAACCTTACTGCAGCAGTCCAAAACTCGAAATTAACGAAAATCAAAAGGTGCCCAACACTCTTTGAACACTCTACGATGAAGCCACGACAATTCTCAACAcgtgggacttcgaatcacccaaaaccgagctaaaatgagtgagatatgaccaaaacaaaaattccaaaaaacaAGGACTCGAAAAAGGTACAGCAATCAGGTTTTATCGCGAAATTACCTCAAACAGGAACCCCAAACCACTATTCGAGCTCACCAATGCGTtgccctcgaaaaatctcacaactttgccttttgaatcgcccaaatcggttgagaaatgagagagttaagagagtttgaagttttggaaatgttgctgattttctgcatttattgcagaaaatctgcaataatttccaaaacttaaactccgacggggtgctccgatctcATTCGGAACCttgtgcacgcaaacgagatatgcaaccataccaaatttgatattccagactcaacggcgcaatcaaaatttccatcagaggtcatttcgataaaaagtgggtcccacttccaaaggccattttaagccaaaacccacaaaagggctcagaaagatatcaaaaaccccgggacacaaaagaagggtcaatctagaccaaaatcgacatttcggagctaactgcactgacggaattctcatccgagcacgtttactcagaatgttgaccaaagtcaaacttaagccaaaattcaaaggctaaaacgcctaatcacaCCGTCTTaaactgaaaacctcgggagtcatgacgaccatgctactagcttaaaatgaccctttcggaACTGATGAAATCGTCaaaattggattccgatgtcattttcttgaacttttgatcgaaaatgatcattcaaggttcataagttccaaaacacaaaaactcacaccaagaccaaacgaacgaccaggtgaccgaactgtcagtcccagcaagtcataaatgacttggggtcgctacaggaacgctctaaacgacacacagaaggcaagacacaaaaatgaccaagagggtcattacaatctCATTCATCGAATGCGTTTTATGTGTAAGCTTTCTCAGCATTTTCTATTTAGGTACTTAAGAatggtttttcaaattttcagcTCCATGacctttttttaaatgatataaaaataaattgtgggtcatgtaaagaaaaatagatttgaagATTATCAATATGGAGAATCGAACATTCACtgataaagtgaaattttaAGTAGCTAATCATTTGAGATTCTAagattctaaaataaaaaataaaaaattaatgttgaatataaaatagaaaaaataattatcttttctttatatgataaaagtaataaatatattttaaaaatagtcaacaaataaaattaaacaaaagtgataataaagtaatttcaacaataaataaaaagagacaGAAACTTATACTTAAATCGCATTCGACGAATGCGTTTTATGTGTAAACTTTCTCAGATCTTTCTATTTAGGTATCTAAGAATGATTTTTCACGTTTCAACGTAACGacctttttttaaatggtaaaaaataaatttgtgggTCCAGTAAAGAAAAATAGTTGTGAAGATTATCAATATGAAAAATTGAGCATTAACCGATAAAGTGAAATTTAGGTAACTAATCCGTTGAGATTCTAAGATTCTAAAAAAAGATAAGCAATTAATGTTGagtataaaagaaataaatatattttagaaatagtcgacaaataaaattaaacaaaagggtaataaaagtaattttaccaataaataagaaaagacataaacttagaaaaaataatcaGTTGAGATTCGAGGATTCTCAAAAAAACAAGCAATTAATGTTGagtataaaatagaaaaaataattatcttttcttgatatgattaaagtaataaataaaagaaataaatatatatttaaaatagtcgacaaataaaattaaaaagaaggggtaataaagtaattttaacaataaataagaagatacaGAAActtattgtcacgccccgagcctacaccctggcgGGGACTggtactcgagaaccattgttggccccaagcgaacccttggcctgacttacttactcagcggaataCTTACTTATCAAAGATAACTCATATAAAACCTTATATAAAACAtagaatgttataaagaaatcattcaactggccaattaggcaaactcaagtcttaacataagataatgaaaatgaaaagactaaaaaactaacatatgattgtctatgaagcctctagaacaactgagatggatgtcgggataagacccccgatcatcctaacaaatgaaatactaaaaaaaacaaatgctAACAAATGAGCTCTCCGAAAAgtaaagaggctcaccaactgactctgaatgctcaactggatcaacgaggcgctagATGATGATCATGGttacctgtatttgcatcataataagatgaaGATCAAATgtcattagtacattgaatgtacgagtatgcgaggggaaaactaaacataacataagcttgaaaggaacctgaaagaaacatttaccttggctttactcaactcatgaataacttaactcaatataaagcaataaaacatatgcaatatatgaaaagcttgtaaaacagtggaaaacaattta
The DNA window shown above is from Solanum stenotomum isolate F172 chromosome 6, ASM1918654v1, whole genome shotgun sequence and carries:
- the LOC125866632 gene encoding zeatin O-xylosyltransferase-like, coding for MDNTENIPNLKKQLGDEVVVVVVPFQTQSHLDPFLQFACLISSYGVSVHYLSLPTYNHDTKTRATMLNPSDLASIHFHDLQMTPTPLDPDIPSEVPKHFHLFWNVTMHLRESITSFLRDISSKSRRIVMIYDCLMSYNVQDISSFDNAESYIFNPVISAFGMYCDHIFPHVGLPIPLEQQLLQKLPSSQGWYCDEIMRISSFQVQYIGNSSAGDIHNTSEVMEGTNAFIDLLGIGQDKKQWAIGPVLRPTMKEKNGFPCLDWLDKQPPKSVLYVSYDMLTSFSDEQIKELAMGLELSKQKFIWLLYDPDNTDIYLGADLKRKFEFHAGFEERLDGVGLLVRDWAPQTEILAHSSIGGFLSACDWTSCVETITMGVPIIAWATHSDHPKNGFLLTEILKIGLIIREWDQKREEVVTASTIDNVVRKLMASEEGDEVRKRAKELGEAVRQSTEKGGASQMELDYFIAHITR